Within Deltaproteobacteria bacterium RIFCSPHIGHO2_02_FULL_44_16, the genomic segment GTTCCAGATCTTTGCTGATGCGAAGGCCAATCGTAATAAAACGAAGATCAGAAGCTGCCGGTTGTCGAAGAGCGAGAAGCTGCAGACAGAGCTGATCCACGGCAATTTCCATTTGATTCACAACGGGATCCATCTCAATGACTTTGCGCGCAACTTTTTCATCGCGATCCACAACTGATTTCATGGAAAAGGTAATCATCTCTTCCACAAGACTTCCCATTTTTAAAATATTATTTTTGAGATCTTGAAGCTCGCGATCAAAACTTTTATCGGTATGTTGCATTAGCCAAACCTCCCTGTGATGTAATCTTCCGTCTGTTTCTCTTGAGGGGTCGTAAAGACCTCTTTGGTATTTCCATATTCAATCAAATTTCCCATATACAGAAACGCTGTTTTACTCGACACCCGCGCTGCTTGTTGCATGTTATGGGTCACAATCACAATCGTGTATTTCTCCCGAAGTTCATGAATCAACTCTTCAATACGAGCGGTTGAAATCGGATCAAGCGCAGAACAGGGTTCATCCATAAGAAGCACTTCCGGACTCACCGCAAGTGCGCGCGCAATACAGAGTCGCTGCTGTTGTCCTCCTGAAAGACTTGTTCCAGAAAAGTGAAGTTTCTTTTCCACTTCATCCCATAACGAAACTCTTTTCAGACAATCGACGGCGATCCCTTCGATTTCACTTCGTTTCATACGCGTATTGAGACGAAGCCCCACCGTGACATTTTCCAAAATACTCATGGTCGGAAATGGATTCGGTTTTTGGAAAATCATCCCTATTTTGCGGCGAAGCTGCACGGGATCGTCTTTGGCAATGTCTCGATTTTCAAGCAAGATGCGCCCTTGCATCTTTGCCGAAGGAACAGTTTCAAACATCCGATTAAAACAACGGATAAACGTCGATTTTCCACAACCCGAAGGACCAATAAGCGCCGTGACAGTTTTTTCTGCAATGGAAAGAGTAATATTTTTCAAAATATGATTTTCACCATACCAAGCATTCACCTTCTCAGCAGTGATTTTATTTTCTGTCATCGAGCTGATCCTCTTTTTTTCCGAAAAACAAAACGCGATCCTAAACTTAAAAGAAGAACACCTCCAATAAGCACCAATGCTCCGGCCCACGCCTGACGATGCCATTCTTCAAAGGGACTAATGGCATAGGTATATATTTGAAGAGGTAAAGCTGCAATAGGTTCCATGATATCGAGATTCCAAAATTGATTTCCGAGAGCCGTAAAAAGAAGCGGCGCTGTTTCACCCGCAACACGCGCAATAGCAAGGAGCACTCCTGTAATAATTCCTGCTTGAGCAGTTTTTAAAATAATCCGTAAAAGCGTTTTCCAATAAGGAACCCCAAGCGCCAGCGATGCTTCGCGAAGTGTGGTCGGCACCAGTCTGACCATCTCCTCCGTGGTGCGCATGACCATCGGGAGCATCATAATCCCAAGCGCCACGCCTCCTGCAAGTGCGGAAAAATTTTTCAATGGAACCACAATGATCGCATACGTAAAGACACCCATAATAATAGAAGGAGTTCCGTTGAGCATATCTGCAGCAAAGCGCACGATATCCCCAAACTTTTCATTTCCAAATTCAGAAAGATAAAGTCCGCCTAAAAGACCTATGGGAAGAGCAATGACACAAGCGATCAAGACCATGACCGACGTCCCCACAAGCGCATTGACCATTCCTCCACCCGTTTCTCCGACAGGTTTTGGAAGTTGAGTAAAAAAATCGATATTCACGGCGCCAATCCCTTTACTCACTAAATGAACAAAAATAAGAACGAGAGGAATCAGCGCAACAATAACCGCAATCAACGAAAAGACGCTCATGATGAAATTCATCCCTTTTCGTCGAATCGTCAAAGAGATCATTCGTCTTTCCTCATTTTTCCCTGGCCAATGCTCGTCACCAGATGACGCGCTCCTGCATTAATCAAAAATGTCAGCACAAAAAGAACAAAACCGATGCCAAAAAGCGCCGCGAGATAAAGATCATCGGTCGCTTCCGTAAATTCATTGGCGATC encodes:
- a CDS encoding phosphate ABC transporter ATP-binding protein, which produces MTENKITAEKVNAWYGENHILKNITLSIAEKTVTALIGPSGCGKSTFIRCFNRMFETVPSAKMQGRILLENRDIAKDDPVQLRRKIGMIFQKPNPFPTMSILENVTVGLRLNTRMKRSEIEGIAVDCLKRVSLWDEVEKKLHFSGTSLSGGQQQRLCIARALAVSPEVLLMDEPCSALDPISTARIEELIHELREKYTIVIVTHNMQQAARVSSKTAFLYMGNLIEYGNTKEVFTTPQEKQTEDYITGRFG
- a CDS encoding phosphate ABC transporter, permease protein PstA, with amino-acid sequence MISLTIRRKGMNFIMSVFSLIAVIVALIPLVLIFVHLVSKGIGAVNIDFFTQLPKPVGETGGGMVNALVGTSVMVLIACVIALPIGLLGGLYLSEFGNEKFGDIVRFAADMLNGTPSIIMGVFTYAIIVVPLKNFSALAGGVALGIMMLPMVMRTTEEMVRLVPTTLREASLALGVPYWKTLLRIILKTAQAGIITGVLLAIARVAGETAPLLFTALGNQFWNLDIMEPIAALPLQIYTYAISPFEEWHRQAWAGALVLIGGVLLLSLGSRFVFRKKRGSAR